The segment GCCCCGGAATGACGAGGCCCCAAACAAAAACCCCGGCATCGCTGCCGGGGTTTCGCATTCGGTGTTGTGCCTGAACGGCTGGATCAGAAGTCCATGCCGCCCATGCCGCCGCCCGGGGGCATCGCCGGACCGGCGCCGCCCTTCTTGGGCAGCTCGGCGACCATGGCTTCCGTGGTGATCAGGAGCGCGGCAACCGAAGCTGCGTTCTGGATCGCGGTACGGACCACCTTGGTCGGGTCGATGATGCCCTTGGTGACGAGATTGACGTATTCGCCGGTCTGGGAGTCGAAGCCGTAAGCGTAGGTCTTGTTCTCCAGGATCTTGCCGACGATCACCGAGCCGTCTTCGCCGGCGTTGATCGCGATCTGGCGAGCGGGCGCGGAGAGCGCCTTGCGCACGATCTCGACGCCGGTCTTCTGGTCGTCGTTCTTGGTGCGCAGGCCCTTGAGCTGCTCGGAGGCACGGAGCAGGGCGACGCCGCCGCCCGGGACGATGCCTTCCTCGACCGCCGCGCGGGTCGCATGCATCGCGTCATCAACGCGATCCTTGCGCTCCTTCACCTCGACCTCGGTCGCGCCGCCGACGCGGATCACCGCGACGCCGCCAGCGAGCTTGGCCAGACGCTCCTGGAGCTTCTCACGGTCGTAGTCCGAGGTGGTCTCCTCGATCTGCGCCTTGATCTGGGCCACGCGCGCCTCGATGTCGGCCTTCTTGCCGGCGCCGTTGACGATCGTGGTGTTCTCCTTGTCGATCATCACCTTCTTGGCGCGACCGAGCATGTTGAGCGTGACGTTCTCGAGCTTGATGCCGAGATCTTCCGAGATCGCCTGGCCGCCGGTCAGGATCGCGATGTCCTGGAGCATGGCCTTGCGGCGATCGCCGAAGCCCGGAGCCTTGACGGCCGCGACCTTCAGGCCGCCACGGAGGCGGTTCACGACCAGGGTCGCGAGAGCTTCACCCTCGACGTCTTCCGCGACGATGACCAGCGGCTTGCCGGTCTGCACCACGGCCTCGAGCAGCGGCAGCAGCTCGTTCAGCGAGGAGAGCTTCTTCTCGTTGATGAGGATGTAGGCGTCGTCCATCTCAACGCGCATCTTGTCGGCGTTGGTGACGAAGTAGGGCGAGATGTAGCCGCGATCGAACTGCATGCCCTCGACGACGTCGAGCTCGGTCTCGAGCGACTTGGCTTCCTCGACGGTGATGACACCCTCGTTGCCGACCTTCTTCATGGCATCCGAGAGGAACTTGCCGATCTCGGCGTCGCCATTGGCGGAAATGGTGCCGACCTGGGCGATCTCGTCGTTGGAGGTGACCTTCTTCGAGTTCTTCTGGAGGTCCGCAACCACAGCCTCGACCGCGAGGTCGATGCCGCGCTTGAGGTCCATCGGGTTCATGCCGGCGGCGACCGACTTGGCGCCTTCCTTCACGATCGCGGCGGCGAGCACGGTCGCCGTGGTGGTGCCGTCGCCGGCCGCGTCAGCGGACTTGGAGGCGACTTCGCGCACCATCTGCGCGCCCATGTTCTCGAACTTGTCCTCGAGCTCGATCTCCTTGGCGACGGTGACGCCGTCCTTGGTGATGCGGGGAGCGCCGAACGACTTGTCGAGCACGACGTTGCGGCCCTTCGGACCGAGCGTGACCTTCACCGCGTTGGCGAGAATGTCGACGCCGCGGAGCATCTTGTCGCGCGCTTCGACAGAGAATTTGACTTCTTTAGCTGCCATCTGGATTTTTCCTTGAGGATTTGAATGGAGGGAGAGAGGGGGCTGTTAAGCCGCCTTCTTCTTGGAAGCGGGGACGTCGAGGACGCCCATGATGTCGCTTTCCTTCATGATCAAGAGATCGACGCCGTCGATCTTGACCTCAGTGCCGGACCACTTGCCGAACAGCACGCGGTCGCCGACCTTGAGGTCGATCGGAACCAGCTTGCCGGCTTCGTCGCGGCCACCCGGGCCAACGGCGACGACTTCACCCTGGGAGGGCTTTTCCTTGGCAGTGTCGGGAATGATGATGCCGCCAGCGGTCTTCTCTTCTGCGTCAATGCGCTTGACCACGACGCGGTCGTGAAGCGGACGGAATTTCATGCAGTCCTCCTAAATATTTGCACGAGTTGGGATTTTTGCGTTGTTAGCAATCGTTGCCCGCGAGTGCTAGCACAGGCGAGGCTGAAATAGGACAGGAATTTTGCGGGGGCAAGGGCTTCTAGCAGAAAAATCGGCACTCAGAAGGCCTGTCTGCCAAATCTCTTTACCATCGTTAACCGGCTTCGGAGGGCCTCTAAGAGGCCCCCTTGGGGGCCGTATTAGCACGGAGTCTTCTCTGCTGCTAACGCATTGAATTTCAACAACTTGTTAAACTTTTGGGCTTGAGATGAGTTGTCAGTTTGCGTCACATTTCTCTCATGTGAGCGCATCTCCACCGGGTGGCGCGTCAGCAGCGTACCGGAAAGCCACCCCCTGAATGCGCTCCTGCAAAGGAGGTTGGCATGGGACTGCGGGGCGTTTCCGAGGACTTCCGGAAACAGATGCTGGGCTACGGGCTGACGACGGCACAAATCCTCTATCGGATGCCGGATCATCCCTCGCTGCTCCAGACTTATGTCTGGCAGAACTACGACATGTTCCCGAAATTCCCGGCGCTCAGCGACTTCCTGGCGTTCTGGCAGGAGAAGCTCGACGGCCCGCTCCATTCGGTCATGGTCGCGCATTCCAAGCTGATCAAGCCCGCCGAGTTGCGCGCTGTCGACGGCGTGTTCCGGCTGCATTGAAGGCCCGGCTTTGTAGGGTGGGTTAGCGTAGCGTAACCCACCAACCTCGTTCGGCAGTCGCGGAAGCATGGTGGGTTACGCCAGCGGACTGCGCTTCGCGCAGCCCCAAGGCTAACCCACCCTACGAGTTCTGTTTCTGTGCTAGCCTCTCCCCATAACAACAACGGGAGGCGGCCGATGGCCAAGAAAGCAAAATCGCGCAGCGCAACGCAGACCGCAATCAAGAAGCGGAGCGGCGCCAAGGCCGCGACGCGATCCACGGCCCGCAAGGCGGTGAAAGCAAAAGCCCG is part of the Bradyrhizobium commune genome and harbors:
- a CDS encoding usg protein, with the translated sequence MGLRGVSEDFRKQMLGYGLTTAQILYRMPDHPSLLQTYVWQNYDMFPKFPALSDFLAFWQEKLDGPLHSVMVAHSKLIKPAELRAVDGVFRLH
- a CDS encoding co-chaperone GroES; translation: MKFRPLHDRVVVKRIDAEEKTAGGIIIPDTAKEKPSQGEVVAVGPGGRDEAGKLVPIDLKVGDRVLFGKWSGTEVKIDGVDLLIMKESDIMGVLDVPASKKKAA
- the groL gene encoding chaperonin GroEL (60 kDa chaperone family; promotes refolding of misfolded polypeptides especially under stressful conditions; forms two stacked rings of heptamers to form a barrel-shaped 14mer; ends can be capped by GroES; misfolded proteins enter the barrel where they are refolded when GroES binds), giving the protein MAAKEVKFSVEARDKMLRGVDILANAVKVTLGPKGRNVVLDKSFGAPRITKDGVTVAKEIELEDKFENMGAQMVREVASKSADAAGDGTTTATVLAAAIVKEGAKSVAAGMNPMDLKRGIDLAVEAVVADLQKNSKKVTSNDEIAQVGTISANGDAEIGKFLSDAMKKVGNEGVITVEEAKSLETELDVVEGMQFDRGYISPYFVTNADKMRVEMDDAYILINEKKLSSLNELLPLLEAVVQTGKPLVIVAEDVEGEALATLVVNRLRGGLKVAAVKAPGFGDRRKAMLQDIAILTGGQAISEDLGIKLENVTLNMLGRAKKVMIDKENTTIVNGAGKKADIEARVAQIKAQIEETTSDYDREKLQERLAKLAGGVAVIRVGGATEVEVKERKDRVDDAMHATRAAVEEGIVPGGGVALLRASEQLKGLRTKNDDQKTGVEIVRKALSAPARQIAINAGEDGSVIVGKILENKTYAYGFDSQTGEYVNLVTKGIIDPTKVVRTAIQNAASVAALLITTEAMVAELPKKGGAGPAMPPGGGMGGMDF